One window of Triticum dicoccoides isolate Atlit2015 ecotype Zavitan chromosome 5A, WEW_v2.0, whole genome shotgun sequence genomic DNA carries:
- the LOC119301663 gene encoding WAT1-related protein At4g28040-like — MAMAMAMAGGGWRAWAERHKPCVAMVLVQLFYSLVDMALKTAYGLGMRPIVFVAYRQGIAAAALLLASLAARGLTLRPMAVGSRAFALLFLASLASATGQYFYFMGLQLASPSMARATTNLAPGITFAIAAVIGLEKVDLRSSRSIAKIVGTVVCLAGAMLMAFFKGPKLLGALLLPATDDWVRGGIYLMGNAFCFSIWYILQVPVCKSYLDPLSLATWMCFLATLQCAVMAFFLEANYMEIWKLASIWELPCILYGGVFASGANFFMQSWCISVKGPLYSAIFTPLSAVITTILSTLVLHEELHIGSVLGAIVIILGLYVVLWGKADDASGEGLAIRSGDSESILEQDCMGVKVESGTNLSEPLLLSENADADASRCQ, encoded by the exons atggcgatggcgatggcgatggcggGCGGCGGATGGCGGGCGTGGGCGGAGCGGCACAAGCCGTGCGTGGCGATGGTGCTGGTGCAGCTCTTCTACTCGCTGGTGGACATGGCGCTCAAGACGGCCTACGGGCTGGGCATGCGCCCCATCGTCTTCGTCGCCTACCGCCAgggcatcgccgccgccgcgctcctccTCGCCTCGCTCGCCGCCAGGGGGCTCACGCTGCGCCCCATGGCCGTCGGCTCCCGGGCCTTCGCCCTCCTCTTCCTCGCCTCCCTCGCCAG CGCGACCGGGCAGTACTTCTACTTCATGGGGCTGCAGCTGGCGTCGCCGTCCATGGCCCGGGCCACCACCAACCTCGCCCCCGGCATCACCTTCGCCATCGCCGCCGTCATCGG GCTGGAGAAGGTGGACTTGAGGAGCTCAAGAAGCATCGCCAAGATCGTCGGCACCGTCGTCTGCCTCGCCGGAGCGATGCTCATGGCGTTCTTCAAGGGCCCAAAGCTTCTCGGCGCCCTGCTCCTGCCGGCGACCGATGACTGGGTGCGAGGCGGCATCTACCTCATGGGGAACGCCTTCTGTTTCTCCATCTGGTACATCTTGCAG GTACCGGTCTGTAAATCCTACCTTGATCCGCTGTCCTTGGCAACCTGGATGTGCTTCCTAGCGACCTTGCAATGCGCGGTGATGGCCTTCTTCCTAGAAGCGAACTACATGGAGATCTGGAAGCTTGCTTCTATCTGGGAGCTCCCCTGCATCTTATACGGA GGCGTTTTCGCATCGGGCGCAAACTTTTTTATGCAATCTTGGTGCATATCAGTGAAAGGCCCCCTTTACAGCGCAATTTTTACACCGCTGAGCGCGGTCATCACAACAATATTGTCCACGCTCGTCCTTCACGAGGAACTGCATATTGGGAG CGTGTTAGGTGCTATTGTAATCATCCTAGGCCTGTATGTTGTGCTGTGGGGTAAAGCTGATGATGCAAGCGGTGAGGGGCTGGCCATCCGCTCTGGTGATTCTGAAAGCATTCTAGAGCAAGATTGTATGGGTGTAAAAGTAGAAAGTGGGACCAATCTTTCAGAACCATTGTTGTTATCTGAAAACGCGGATGCTGATGCTTCGAGATGCCAATGA
- the LOC119301666 gene encoding tetraspanin-8-like, with amino-acid sequence MVRLSNTMIGILNAVTFLLSVPILAGGIWLRARADGTECERYLAAPVIVLGVFLMLVSVAGLVGACCRVTCLLWFYLVAMFLLIVVLLGITVFAFVVTHKDTGEAVSGRGFKEYRLGDYSTWLQRRVENDRNWNRIRGCLQDAKVCKSLEDRRETLDQFMSSDLSPIQSGCCKPPISCGFTYVNGTQWSGPAKSTEPDCSAWSNDDGALCYGCQSCKAGVVATLKRNWKRSAIINIVFLVFIVIVYSVGCCAFRNNRRDHRNGGGYKQQGAYA; translated from the exons ATGGTGCGGCTGAGCAACACCATGATCGGGATCCTGAACGCAGTCACCTTCCTCCTCTCGGTGCCCATCCTGGCGGGGGGCATCTGGCTGCGGGCCCGCGCCGACGGCACCGAGTGCGAGCGGTACCTGGCGGCGCCGGTGATCGTCCTGGGGGTCTTCCTCATGCTCGTCTCCGTCGCGGGGCTCGTCGGCGCCTGCTGCCGCGTGACCTGCCTCCTCTGGTTCTACCTCGTCGCCATGTTCCTGCTCATCGTCGTCCTCCTCGGCATcaccgtcttcgccttcgtcgtcaCGCACAAGGACACCGGCGAGGCCGTCTCCGGCCGCGGGTTCAAGGAGTACCGGCTCGGGGACTACTCCACCTGGCTGCAGAGGCGGGTGGAGAACGACAGGAACTGGAACAGGATCAGGGGCTGCCTCCAGGACGCCAAGGTCTGCAAATCGCTCGAGGACAGGAGGGAGACCCTCGACCAGTTCATGTCCTCCGATCTCTCCCCCATCCAG TCCGGCTGCTGCAAGCCTCCGATCAGCTGCGGCTTCACCTACGTCAACGGCACGCAGTGGAGCGGCCCGGCCAAGTCGACGGAGCCCGACTGCAGCGCGTGGTCCAACGACGACGGGGCGCTCTGCTACGGCTGCCAGTCGTGCAAGGCCGGCGTGGTGGCCACCCTCAAGCGCAACTGGAAGCGCTCCGCCATCATCAACATCGTCTTCctcgtcttcatcgtcatcgtctacTCCGTCGGCTGCTGCGCCTTCAGGAACAACCGCCGCGACCACCGCAACGGCGGCGGGTACAAGCAGCAGGGCGCCTACGCCTGA